One region of Candidatus Saccharibacteria bacterium genomic DNA includes:
- a CDS encoding divalent metal cation transporter yields the protein MLEKTLEAGNRAVQAVPNNRGVKRARDYWHALGPGLTTGASDDDPSGIATYSQAGAQHGFGFLWLSLWTFPLMSVVQEMCARIGMVTGRGLAGNIRVHFSRRMLRFVTLLLFAANAFNIGADLGAMAKAVQLLRPGLSFSWLVVGFAVFSLLLQVLMPYAKYAKYLKWLALVLLSYIVSAILARIDWTEALQHTFVPDLTINRDSLLLICAILGTTISPYLFFWQTSQEVEEEILEGKTTLRERRSATAPEQIRKMRVDVWSGMFLSNLVMFFIIAVCGWVLFPHGITNITSASQAAEALRPFAGEATYYLFALGIVGTGMLAIPVLAGSSSYAVSESLKWKGGLHSPLKQAHAFYGVIIISMLVGLGLNFVGLDPIKALIYSAAANGIVAPFVLFFIVRIAGNKSIMGHWVNRRSTTIIGWVTTTLMAVAGLAALWSMF from the coding sequence ATGCTTGAAAAAACGCTGGAAGCAGGCAACAGAGCCGTCCAAGCCGTTCCAAACAATCGAGGCGTAAAAAGGGCACGTGACTACTGGCATGCACTAGGGCCCGGGCTGACAACAGGAGCAAGTGACGACGACCCTTCGGGTATCGCTACTTACAGCCAAGCCGGCGCTCAACACGGCTTTGGGTTTTTGTGGCTGAGCTTGTGGACATTCCCGCTCATGAGCGTAGTACAGGAAATGTGTGCCCGAATTGGCATGGTGACGGGCAGAGGTCTCGCGGGAAACATTCGTGTACACTTTTCACGTCGTATGCTGCGGTTTGTGACGCTTCTGCTTTTTGCGGCCAATGCTTTTAACATTGGCGCAGACCTTGGAGCTATGGCAAAGGCCGTACAGCTTTTGAGACCTGGCCTGTCTTTTAGCTGGCTCGTTGTTGGTTTTGCGGTTTTTAGTTTGCTTTTGCAAGTTCTCATGCCCTACGCAAAGTACGCAAAATACCTAAAATGGCTAGCCCTCGTTCTGCTTAGCTACATCGTCTCGGCTATTTTGGCGAGGATTGACTGGACAGAAGCTCTACAGCATACTTTCGTCCCAGACCTCACAATTAACAGAGACAGTCTTCTCCTCATTTGTGCCATACTCGGTACCACCATTTCCCCATACTTGTTCTTTTGGCAGACCTCGCAGGAAGTCGAAGAAGAAATTCTGGAGGGTAAAACAACCCTGCGCGAACGACGCAGTGCGACCGCGCCCGAACAAATTCGCAAAATGCGTGTAGACGTTTGGAGCGGTATGTTCTTAAGCAATCTCGTCATGTTTTTTATAATCGCTGTCTGTGGCTGGGTACTTTTTCCACACGGCATCACAAACATCACGAGTGCCTCTCAGGCGGCGGAGGCGCTTCGGCCATTTGCCGGTGAAGCAACCTACTATTTGTTCGCCCTAGGTATTGTTGGTACCGGTATGCTTGCCATACCCGTACTGGCCGGTTCCTCTAGTTATGCGGTTTCAGAAAGCCTAAAGTGGAAGGGTGGTCTGCATAGCCCGCTTAAGCAAGCCCATGCTTTTTACGGAGTTATTATTATTTCCATGCTTGTCGGCCTGGGCTTAAACTTTGTTGGGCTTGACCCCATTAAAGCACTCATTTACTCGGCTGCCGCCAATGGCATTGTCGCTCCATTTGTACTGTTTTTTATCGTAAGAATTGCGGGCAATAAAAGCATCATGGGTCACTGGGTAAACCGCCGCAGCACCACCATCATCGGCTGGGTGACAACAACGCTCATGGCCGTCGCCGGCCTCGCCGCCCTGTGGTCAATGTTCTAA
- a CDS encoding DUF2202 domain-containing protein: MKQVFTKTTVIIAMAIAVLVAGFFYALSKPESSAPVVKTVTQRTSEATSKPETADPSAATVNTLSQNELLNYLLEEEKLAYDVYSVMHDTYGAKVFGNILNSEQTHQGEAMALLNTRNLPDSRTGKTGTFTNPELQTLYDQLIAQGKQSAEEAYKIGVAIEEKDIADITKQLATATDSNIVTTLEKLRTGSENHLRAFNRQLSRY; the protein is encoded by the coding sequence GTGAAACAAGTATTTACCAAAACAACCGTTATTATTGCTATGGCAATTGCCGTACTTGTGGCAGGCTTTTTTTATGCCCTATCTAAACCAGAATCATCCGCACCGGTCGTGAAAACAGTAACGCAAAGGACAAGTGAAGCAACGTCCAAGCCAGAAACAGCCGATCCTTCCGCGGCTACAGTCAACACACTGTCACAAAATGAGCTTTTAAACTACCTCCTGGAAGAAGAAAAGCTCGCTTATGATGTCTACAGCGTAATGCATGATACCTACGGCGCAAAAGTTTTCGGCAATATACTAAACAGTGAGCAGACACATCAGGGCGAAGCGATGGCTCTCTTAAACACAAGAAACTTACCAGACTCACGCACAGGCAAGACTGGTACGTTCACGAACCCGGAGCTGCAAACGCTCTACGACCAGCTAATTGCTCAAGGCAAGCAAAGTGCCGAGGAAGCCTACAAGATTGGAGTAGCCATTGAAGAAAAAGACATTGCCGATATTACAAAGCAACTTGCAACAGCTACCGATAGCAATATTGTAACTACGCTCGAAAAACTCCGAACCGGTTCCGAAAACCATTTGCGTGCCTTCAACCGCCAGCTTTCTCGGTACTAG
- a CDS encoding rhodanese-like domain-containing protein, with amino-acid sequence MGGFLLISRPDSSSEINKQPAAKLTFGLVKNEVEKGSAMLLDVREPEEYASGHFPGALNLSLQNIEAGKRPDSAKTQPLYIYCRSGNRSAQATTILKNSGYTVITDLGGLDDVTAMGGTLIK; translated from the coding sequence ATTGGTGGCTTTTTACTGATTAGCAGGCCGGACAGTTCATCCGAGATAAACAAGCAACCAGCCGCTAAACTCACCTTCGGGCTAGTAAAAAACGAGGTCGAAAAGGGTAGCGCGATGCTACTTGATGTCCGCGAACCAGAAGAATACGCCAGCGGACATTTTCCGGGTGCGCTCAACCTCAGTCTGCAAAATATAGAAGCAGGAAAACGGCCTGATTCAGCCAAGACTCAGCCATTGTACATATATTGTCGTAGCGGGAACCGTTCGGCTCAAGCAACCACAATTCTGAAAAATAGTGGGTACACCGTTATTACCGACCTGGGAGGTCTCGATGACGTCACAGCTATGGGCGGAACCCTCATTAAATAA
- a CDS encoding rhodanese-like domain-containing protein — protein MTNKIIIDVREPFEYKMGHVEGAINIPPAKLLSNPPELADIPRDAEIIVYCLSGSRSNATMPYLRQMGFTNVVNGINKHHVERNHLSS, from the coding sequence ATGACCAACAAAATTATAATCGATGTCCGTGAACCGTTTGAATACAAAATGGGGCATGTCGAGGGCGCTATCAACATACCCCCGGCGAAACTGCTCAGTAATCCGCCGGAGTTGGCAGATATCCCCCGTGATGCTGAAATCATTGTCTACTGTTTGAGCGGCAGCCGCAGTAACGCTACAATGCCCTATCTCCGACAAATGGGCTTTACAAACGTAGTGAACGGTATTAACAAACATCACGTCGAACGAAACCACTTGTCATCTTAA
- a CDS encoding vitamin K epoxide reductase family protein encodes MGKALKSKSKQDPSAQVKLPSVKSSSQVKGQAHPRHLNWLERHVPWILIGSGSIGLFASIMLSVEEFYHLKQPAAQLGCDLNPIIGCGSILDTWQGHVLFGVPNQFWSVSMFSVIIAIGFAILAGARLKRWFWLGLQAGMLFGFLFVVWFMAQSIFVLKHLCPYCMLTWVAMIPAFWYTTLYCIRAEHLRLHGSLARANHFIQKHHADILVGMYLTVIGLILWRFWYYWGTLI; translated from the coding sequence ATGGGAAAAGCCTTAAAGAGCAAAAGCAAGCAAGATCCTTCAGCCCAAGTGAAACTCCCCTCTGTTAAATCATCTTCCCAGGTAAAAGGGCAGGCTCATCCTAGGCACCTCAATTGGCTGGAGCGTCATGTGCCGTGGATTCTCATTGGCTCGGGGTCAATTGGACTATTTGCGTCTATCATGCTTTCGGTCGAGGAATTTTACCACCTGAAACAGCCCGCTGCGCAGCTCGGCTGCGACTTAAACCCCATCATAGGCTGCGGCTCGATTCTCGACACCTGGCAAGGGCATGTTCTTTTCGGTGTCCCAAACCAGTTTTGGAGCGTTTCCATGTTTTCGGTCATCATTGCAATTGGCTTCGCTATATTGGCGGGGGCAAGACTGAAGCGATGGTTCTGGCTAGGTCTGCAAGCCGGTATGCTTTTTGGGTTCCTTTTCGTCGTCTGGTTTATGGCACAAAGCATATTTGTGTTAAAACACCTGTGCCCGTACTGTATGCTCACGTGGGTAGCGATGATTCCGGCTTTCTGGTACACAACACTCTACTGCATCCGAGCCGAGCATCTTCGTCTGCACGGCAGCCTAGCCCGAGCTAACCATTTCATACAGAAACACCATGCCGATATTCTCGTAGGAATGTACCTTACTGTCATCGGTCTCATTCTCTGGCGATTCTGGTACTACTGGGGAACGCTCATTTAG
- a CDS encoding MarP family serine protease yields the protein MHITIIDILIVFLAIGALLRGYQIGFLRQGISTVMFIVGLFPGSWLSGYAMEHVSGPSKPLAGLAVLLTVCFLLMTIGEIIAVRLKHAVENKLIHKLDNGLGSFMSVITLLLGFWLAGALFNLAPPSGLQTALKQSVIISAFTSRLPPAGQVLTTLNTLIDPNQSPQVFAGREPTPDATYTLPNPQQYTDMLSQAQQSVVKIEGLGCGGIVDGSGFVFAREFVATNAHVVAGVSSPKIQSGNKTYNTIPVAFDAENDIAVLLVPGLAARPMTVNRMNLAPKSPAFALGYPGGGDYSVSPAVVFDQFKALGQDIYGKNRVIREVYSLQTTIVRGNSGGPVVGADGTVIGVVFATSTTYNNVGYALTMEQVHQVLHKAQTNSNPVSTGKCSEK from the coding sequence ATGCATATCACCATTATTGACATCCTTATTGTGTTCTTGGCCATCGGTGCGCTGCTACGAGGCTACCAGATTGGTTTTTTGCGCCAAGGCATATCGACAGTTATGTTTATAGTCGGGCTGTTTCCAGGTTCCTGGTTGTCCGGCTACGCAATGGAGCACGTCAGTGGACCAAGTAAGCCCTTGGCTGGGCTAGCCGTTCTGCTTACGGTGTGTTTTCTGCTTATGACCATCGGGGAAATCATAGCCGTTCGGCTGAAGCACGCAGTCGAAAACAAACTCATTCATAAGTTAGATAACGGACTTGGCAGTTTCATGTCAGTCATAACACTCCTGCTGGGGTTTTGGTTGGCTGGTGCTTTGTTCAACTTGGCTCCACCGAGCGGTTTGCAGACTGCACTAAAGCAATCGGTAATAATTAGTGCGTTTACGAGCCGACTACCCCCCGCCGGACAAGTTCTGACAACCCTCAACACACTGATTGACCCAAATCAGTCCCCACAAGTGTTTGCCGGCCGCGAGCCAACCCCTGACGCGACCTACACTCTTCCAAACCCCCAGCAATACACTGACATGCTATCTCAAGCCCAACAATCGGTTGTCAAAATAGAAGGTCTTGGCTGTGGGGGCATTGTCGATGGCAGCGGTTTCGTATTTGCCCGTGAGTTCGTCGCAACTAACGCGCATGTTGTAGCAGGCGTTAGTAGTCCAAAGATACAAAGTGGCAACAAAACTTATAACACAATACCCGTTGCTTTTGACGCAGAAAACGACATAGCCGTGCTTCTTGTGCCCGGTTTAGCCGCCCGCCCAATGACCGTTAATCGTATGAATCTAGCACCTAAGAGCCCCGCCTTCGCACTTGGCTATCCGGGCGGCGGCGATTACAGCGTCAGTCCAGCGGTAGTGTTCGACCAATTTAAAGCACTCGGGCAAGACATCTACGGAAAAAATCGGGTTATCCGTGAAGTTTACAGCCTGCAAACGACGATTGTACGCGGCAACTCGGGCGGGCCAGTCGTTGGCGCCGACGGCACAGTAATTGGCGTTGTGTTCGCTACCAGCACCACGTACAATAATGTCGGTTACGCGCTGACGATGGAACAGGTTCATCAGGTGTTGCATAAAGCACAAACAAACTCTAACCCTGTCAGCACAGGGAAGTGCAGCGAGAAATAA
- a CDS encoding flippase-like domain-containing protein: protein MRGKSVRLWLMSTVLLGTVILFGWYIRSHPEHITQLRTLEPKWIIFILLANVGGIAALTGLYQVLVRLVDVRLQATENILLTVYSSVANFFGPLQSGPGVRAAYLKAKYDLPVKRYVLVTLIAYAAYAVLSAFCMLVGTRPWWQTLLAVAGAACLSVLVIRALTRRRAAGVSRLNLTAPLLIGVLLCTALQILFITIRYYLSLRASGTEVSLGQALSYTGAANFALFVSVTPDGIGIREAFLLFSQNIHGVSTPDIVAASVVDRATYVLFLGLLFIFALSLHAKERITHIGRGSSTKKALH from the coding sequence ATGCGCGGCAAATCGGTTCGTCTGTGGCTCATGAGTACCGTTTTACTCGGAACTGTCATTCTTTTTGGGTGGTATATTCGCAGTCACCCAGAGCATATCACCCAACTTAGAACACTTGAGCCAAAATGGATTATTTTCATACTGCTCGCAAATGTTGGAGGCATTGCAGCTCTTACTGGTTTATACCAGGTACTGGTTCGCCTTGTTGACGTTCGACTCCAAGCAACAGAAAATATACTGCTCACCGTTTATTCATCCGTTGCAAACTTCTTTGGACCGCTCCAGAGCGGACCTGGCGTCCGAGCAGCCTACCTGAAAGCCAAGTACGATCTTCCTGTCAAACGCTACGTACTTGTGACGCTTATTGCCTATGCGGCATACGCAGTACTCAGCGCTTTCTGTATGCTAGTGGGTACGCGGCCATGGTGGCAGACGCTACTTGCGGTAGCGGGTGCCGCCTGCCTCAGTGTATTGGTTATTCGTGCACTTACTCGGCGACGTGCCGCAGGCGTAAGCCGTCTAAACCTCACAGCACCGCTTTTAATCGGCGTACTCCTGTGTACAGCCTTGCAAATTTTGTTCATCACCATCCGCTACTATTTATCTTTGCGAGCAAGCGGTACCGAGGTTTCGCTTGGGCAAGCCCTGTCTTACACAGGTGCTGCAAATTTTGCATTGTTCGTATCCGTTACCCCTGACGGCATCGGTATCCGTGAGGCTTTCCTGTTGTTTTCACAAAACATCCACGGAGTATCCACTCCAGACATTGTAGCGGCGAGTGTGGTAGATAGGGCAACGTATGTTTTATTCCTAGGTTTACTGTTTATATTTGCGCTTAGCCTGCATGCAAAAGAACGTATTACACATATTGGACGTGGAAGCTCGACCAAAAAAGCGCTACACTAA
- a CDS encoding glycosyltransferase family 2 protein translates to MKLVVVSICKNEADTIAELISRIPKKYTGISELEVCIVDDGSTDGTAKIAKNAGAVVYSDGAGKGLAFRFREVIDIALERGADVLVNIDGDLQFRPEDIPQFVAPIVKNEADFVAADRFTDPKTNRQRRPENMPAGKYYGNKLGARVISNFSKQRFNDVTCGFRAYNRRALFALNLNSTHTYTQESFQIIAAKRMRITTIPTHVTYYKGRKSRVVKSLVSYIAISSLNILRAYRDFAPLRFFFSVGFIPFVLGAIGMSIAGWHWFQTGSISPYKAFGIAGLYLTTLGIFFWSLGLVADMLVRLQGTQEKTYEDVKRLRYPKK, encoded by the coding sequence GTGAAACTAGTTGTTGTTTCAATATGCAAAAACGAGGCCGACACCATTGCTGAACTCATCAGCCGCATTCCAAAAAAATATACCGGTATCAGTGAGCTCGAGGTCTGCATTGTGGATGATGGTAGCACAGATGGCACTGCCAAAATCGCCAAAAATGCTGGAGCGGTGGTTTACAGCGACGGAGCTGGCAAAGGACTGGCGTTTCGGTTTCGAGAAGTTATCGATATAGCACTAGAGCGCGGCGCAGACGTGCTCGTCAACATAGACGGCGACCTGCAGTTCAGGCCGGAAGATATACCGCAGTTCGTAGCACCCATTGTTAAAAACGAGGCAGATTTTGTCGCCGCCGACCGTTTTACTGACCCCAAAACAAATCGGCAGCGCCGTCCAGAAAACATGCCGGCTGGTAAGTACTACGGCAACAAACTGGGCGCCCGTGTTATTAGTAATTTTTCAAAACAACGCTTCAATGATGTTACTTGCGGATTTCGCGCCTACAACCGCCGAGCACTATTTGCACTCAATCTTAACAGTACCCACACCTACACTCAGGAGTCATTTCAGATTATCGCCGCTAAACGTATGCGAATAACAACCATACCGACTCATGTCACCTACTATAAAGGTCGCAAATCTCGGGTGGTCAAAAGCCTGGTTAGCTACATCGCCATCAGCAGCCTAAATATACTGCGTGCCTACCGCGATTTCGCCCCATTACGTTTTTTCTTCTCTGTCGGCTTCATCCCATTTGTCCTTGGGGCGATTGGCATGTCTATTGCAGGTTGGCACTGGTTCCAGACCGGCAGTATTTCACCATACAAAGCTTTTGGTATAGCCGGACTGTACCTGACAACACTCGGCATATTCTTCTGGTCACTCGGTCTCGTTGCCGACATGCTTGTCCGTTTGCAAGGTACTCAGGAAAAAACCTACGAAGACGTCAAGCGACTCCGCTACCCTAAAAAGTAG
- a CDS encoding RNA-binding protein — MATKLFVGSLPWSVDDTQLADLFAEFGQVTSAKVIIDRDTNRSKGFGFVEFDDDEAAKAAVAKLNNTEMNGRTIVVNEARPQEPRAPRRDFGGDRGGYNDRRY; from the coding sequence ATGGCAACCAAATTATTCGTCGGTTCACTGCCATGGTCAGTGGACGACACACAGCTTGCTGATCTCTTTGCAGAGTTCGGCCAAGTTACATCAGCTAAGGTCATCATCGACCGCGACACCAACCGCTCAAAGGGCTTTGGTTTCGTTGAGTTCGACGACGACGAGGCTGCAAAAGCAGCTGTCGCCAAGCTGAACAACACCGAAATGAACGGCCGCACCATTGTGGTCAACGAGGCTCGCCCACAAGAACCACGCGCTCCACGCCGTGACTTCGGTGGCGACCGCGGTGGCTACAACGACCGCCGCTATTAA
- a CDS encoding DUF4352 domain-containing protein encodes MKKHETPIEKIEDAIEHEANKLKREYKRFEKFRDENNLLFGVFVAAIVALLVVNTLFWAQYTARRYDKENRVTTTVANLTSSTSLQTAHNFALSARVSNVGTKTEQDRAFPIDPGKTLLIMDVTVTNKTTTDQQLIPVTQFYVRTTDGQYATLYPSSRLRQALLPQDLRPGQSATGQLSFAISDRTSMPLLYIDTMWNRATPLVIDVLH; translated from the coding sequence ATGAAAAAACATGAGACACCGATAGAGAAGATTGAAGACGCCATCGAGCACGAAGCCAACAAGCTAAAGCGTGAATATAAACGATTTGAAAAGTTTCGTGATGAAAACAACTTACTTTTTGGGGTCTTTGTAGCAGCAATTGTAGCGCTACTAGTCGTAAACACTCTTTTTTGGGCACAATACACCGCACGGCGCTACGATAAAGAAAACCGCGTCACAACAACGGTAGCCAACCTTACCAGCAGCACATCGCTGCAAACAGCTCACAACTTTGCGCTAAGCGCCCGCGTAAGCAACGTCGGTACAAAAACAGAGCAAGACCGTGCCTTTCCGATAGATCCTGGCAAAACTCTGCTAATTATGGATGTTACAGTTACAAACAAAACAACCACTGACCAACAACTCATACCAGTCACCCAGTTCTACGTTCGCACCACCGACGGGCAATACGCTACCCTCTACCCAAGCTCAAGACTACGGCAAGCACTTTTACCGCAAGATCTTCGTCCCGGGCAATCCGCCACCGGCCAGCTTAGCTTTGCTATTTCCGACCGTACTTCCATGCCTCTTCTGTACATAGACACCATGTGGAACCGTGCCACACCTCTCGTCATAGACGTTCTACACTAA
- a CDS encoding DUF4352 domain-containing protein, producing the protein MHNKLGNNQSQVKTLDEKHSPRRNWERWLFGLSIVMLMVSFLILEVASSIASERIRVPFAGLVAGKPITTGTTTITVSDIHHKPGTGRFIARSGYEYLVLTLNVRNNGEKPLNVFPTTDTYIKTNSGVVSYVTPYDLANPFHSGSVLSGESTEGQLSYLVPKNASYKFYVESSWSGGAIPFMAQSEKLKRDNL; encoded by the coding sequence ATGCATAATAAATTAGGTAACAACCAATCCCAAGTAAAAACACTAGATGAAAAACACAGTCCCAGACGAAATTGGGAACGTTGGCTGTTTGGACTAAGCATAGTAATGCTCATGGTATCATTTCTTATTCTTGAGGTCGCCAGTTCGATTGCAAGCGAGCGTATACGCGTGCCTTTTGCAGGGTTAGTGGCAGGCAAACCCATTACCACCGGCACAACGACTATCACCGTCAGCGATATTCACCATAAACCAGGCACTGGGCGTTTCATTGCGCGGAGCGGCTACGAATATCTTGTTCTGACGCTCAATGTGCGCAATAACGGCGAAAAACCACTTAACGTTTTCCCGACTACCGACACCTACATAAAAACAAACTCAGGCGTAGTCAGCTATGTAACGCCGTACGACCTCGCAAATCCATTCCATAGTGGCAGTGTTTTGTCGGGTGAGTCTACTGAAGGCCAGTTGAGCTACCTTGTCCCAAAAAACGCCTCCTATAAGTTCTACGTTGAATCGAGCTGGAGTGGGGGCGCTATTCCGTTTATGGCACAATCAGAAAAACTTAAGCGAGACAATTTGTAA
- the thrC gene encoding threonine synthase has translation MKFMSLGNQKDVVSFEQALSRGIPPDGSLYYPVKIPRLSTEQVGAMPQLEKNEIDAVMLGAWLSDEIPADDLRNIVDAAASFETPAVSVSDKHVLELFHGPTMAFKDVAARYLAALMGYFNAKTGRTSTVLVATSGDTGGAIAHGFGGVEGTRVVVLYPKGRVSQLQQEQLRRAANNVHTLEVEGDFDTCQSLVKQALADKQLVEKVGLTSANSITVGRLLPQTLYYARVYAQLGGRRDLRFVVPSGNLGNVTGGVLAQQMGIPIASFLAANNANNAIDRYAQTGNFTPFEAVPTMSNAMDIGAPNNLPRLRQIFGQDVNAFRADILTAQVSDEQTVETIKKVYEKTGYLLDPHTAVAWYASEQHPNKDLHDVIVSTAAPEKFAEEIMRETGIFVDNTAELEKLRTVPERFTSIPNSLEALKQEILNS, from the coding sequence ATGAAATTTATGAGCTTGGGTAATCAGAAAGATGTTGTTTCGTTTGAGCAAGCGTTAAGCCGGGGGATTCCTCCTGACGGCAGCCTGTACTATCCGGTAAAAATCCCGCGTTTGTCTACAGAGCAAGTTGGCGCAATGCCTCAACTTGAGAAAAATGAAATCGATGCGGTCATGCTCGGTGCTTGGCTGAGCGACGAAATTCCGGCAGACGATCTTCGTAATATTGTCGATGCTGCTGCCTCTTTTGAAACACCAGCGGTTTCTGTTAGCGACAAGCATGTGCTAGAACTTTTTCATGGGCCTACTATGGCATTTAAGGATGTCGCAGCGCGCTATCTTGCAGCCCTGATGGGCTATTTTAATGCCAAGACTGGGCGCACCTCTACAGTGCTTGTCGCCACAAGCGGCGATACGGGTGGGGCGATTGCCCACGGCTTTGGCGGTGTTGAGGGCACGCGAGTTGTCGTCCTCTACCCGAAAGGTCGTGTCAGCCAGCTTCAACAAGAACAACTGCGCCGCGCCGCCAACAACGTACATACACTGGAAGTTGAGGGCGACTTTGATACATGTCAGTCACTCGTCAAACAGGCTCTGGCCGACAAGCAGCTAGTAGAAAAGGTTGGCTTGACTTCAGCAAACTCCATTACTGTGGGGCGGCTACTTCCCCAAACACTATATTATGCACGTGTATACGCTCAGCTGGGCGGGCGCAGAGACTTGCGCTTTGTAGTACCGAGCGGTAACCTCGGCAATGTAACGGGCGGTGTTTTGGCACAGCAGATGGGTATACCAATTGCTTCTTTCTTGGCAGCCAATAATGCCAATAATGCCATAGATCGGTACGCGCAAACCGGCAACTTTACCCCGTTTGAAGCGGTGCCAACTATGTCAAACGCCATGGATATCGGGGCGCCAAATAACTTACCACGTTTGCGGCAGATTTTTGGTCAGGACGTCAATGCATTTCGCGCGGATATCCTGACTGCGCAAGTAAGTGACGAGCAAACGGTGGAGACAATCAAGAAGGTTTACGAAAAAACTGGCTACTTGCTTGACCCTCACACCGCAGTGGCGTGGTATGCGAGCGAACAGCACCCAAACAAAGATCTTCATGACGTTATTGTTTCTACGGCCGCCCCAGAAAAATTTGCCGAAGAAATTATGCGGGAGACAGGCATATTTGTCGATAACACTGCCGAGCTTGAAAAACTCCGTACGGTGCCTGAGCGCTTCACTTCAATCCCTAACTCCCTCGAAGCACTTAAACAAGAAATTCTAAACTCTTAA
- a CDS encoding ATPase: MYHPINTSQPIRIAVMGLSGVGKTTLARCLPSSRWFHYSVDYRIWTHYLGDELNDYLKKLAMSHPLLCDMLKRDAITVEHRVHFDNLLATSLYMGMLGNPKKHGSTLPDFTERMARHAESEIAAMLDIPRFIKRAEELYKYPHFLADLSGSLCEVVEPANDDDPVLQIMDDTVTLIYIRATKAHEKVLIERNIADPKPIYYRPDFVAAELPKLLEKFNAADVTEISPRQVGAYLYPRLLAHRVERYEAIAAKHALTLTMEEAAAIRSEADLLDRLSRS, encoded by the coding sequence ATGTATCACCCCATAAACACAAGCCAGCCAATCAGGATTGCCGTAATGGGGCTTAGTGGTGTAGGTAAAACCACGCTGGCGCGGTGCCTACCAAGCAGTCGGTGGTTTCATTATTCGGTCGATTACCGTATATGGACACATTACCTTGGCGATGAGCTTAATGATTACCTTAAGAAGCTCGCCATGTCTCACCCATTACTGTGTGACATGCTAAAACGCGATGCTATAACTGTTGAACATCGGGTTCATTTTGATAACCTGCTTGCGACATCACTCTACATGGGCATGCTCGGTAACCCGAAAAAGCATGGTTCGACGCTGCCGGATTTCACCGAGCGGATGGCACGGCACGCCGAAAGCGAAATCGCTGCCATGCTAGATATCCCGCGTTTCATTAAACGGGCTGAAGAGTTGTACAAATATCCACACTTTCTTGCCGATTTAAGCGGAAGTTTATGCGAGGTTGTCGAGCCTGCGAACGATGACGATCCAGTGCTCCAGATAATGGACGACACAGTAACACTTATCTACATTCGTGCCACCAAAGCGCATGAAAAAGTGCTCATCGAACGTAATATTGCCGACCCAAAACCCATCTATTATCGGCCAGATTTTGTGGCTGCTGAGTTGCCGAAACTGCTAGAAAAATTCAACGCGGCTGATGTTACCGAAATTTCACCGAGGCAGGTCGGCGCCTATCTTTATCCTCGCCTGCTTGCTCACCGCGTCGAGCGCTATGAAGCCATTGCTGCCAAACATGCACTCACGCTTACCATGGAAGAAGCCGCCGCCATCCGCAGCGAAGCCGACCTCCTGGACCGATTGTCTAGAAGCTAG